One Nocardia iowensis DNA window includes the following coding sequences:
- a CDS encoding SDR family oxidoreductase gives MELHSGQVAVVTGAASGIGRAVAQALCTRGIRVVLADIDGDAVAKVAAEIGPDTIAVPTDVADPAQVQRLAEATLEHFGRVDLVFNNAGMGVGGPIWLVEPEDWQRVWSVNVQGVVNGMRAFVPHLIAAGRGHVVNTSSLAGVTTGMFNGPYTASKHAVVSLTEALHGELSVLAPGIGVTVVCPGPVDTPMLRGAIDGIGSVLGEADSVPPQPDEGWFGSLTAEQWERFAPALGAITQLADEAMPADRAAEIILSAVEADRLYVTTHPHWATHASDRVAKIVADMQASE, from the coding sequence ATGGAACTGCACTCCGGACAGGTCGCAGTGGTGACCGGTGCCGCCAGTGGGATCGGCCGAGCGGTGGCGCAGGCACTATGCACGCGCGGGATACGAGTAGTTCTCGCCGACATCGACGGCGACGCGGTAGCGAAAGTCGCCGCCGAGATCGGGCCCGACACCATCGCGGTACCAACGGATGTCGCCGATCCGGCCCAGGTGCAGCGGCTGGCCGAGGCCACTCTGGAGCACTTCGGCCGGGTCGATCTGGTGTTCAACAACGCCGGAATGGGCGTGGGTGGGCCGATCTGGCTGGTGGAACCTGAAGACTGGCAACGGGTCTGGTCGGTCAATGTGCAGGGTGTGGTCAACGGGATGCGCGCCTTCGTCCCGCACCTTATCGCGGCAGGGCGGGGCCACGTCGTCAACACTTCATCCCTAGCGGGCGTCACCACCGGCATGTTCAACGGGCCGTACACCGCGAGTAAGCACGCGGTGGTCTCGTTGACGGAGGCGCTCCACGGCGAACTGAGCGTATTGGCGCCCGGGATCGGCGTCACCGTGGTGTGTCCGGGGCCGGTCGATACGCCGATGCTGCGCGGCGCTATCGATGGCATCGGATCAGTACTCGGCGAAGCCGATTCCGTTCCGCCGCAGCCCGACGAGGGCTGGTTCGGCTCGCTCACCGCCGAACAATGGGAGCGGTTCGCCCCCGCGCTCGGCGCGATCACCCAGTTGGCGGACGAGGCCATGCCAGCCGACCGTGCCGCGGAGATCATTCTGTCCGCGGTCGAGGCGGACCGGCTCTACGTCACCACCCATCCGCACTGGGCGACCCACGCCAGCGATCGAGTCGCGAAGATCGTGGCCGACATGCAGGCATCCGAATAG
- a CDS encoding VOC family protein has protein sequence MMAGSGPRWAGHEFGGAMTAIAKFGAISLDSKDPHHLSQFYRALLDFEVRYESEELVMLQGSGVMLTVERVVDHRPPDWPGNEVPKQMHLDLFVTDLDIAERAAIECGATKAEFQPSPDRWRVLIDPSGHPFCLTHSPDTYE, from the coding sequence ATGATGGCAGGAAGCGGCCCTCGATGGGCGGGCCATGAGTTCGGGGGAGCTATGACAGCGATAGCCAAGTTCGGTGCGATTTCGCTCGACAGCAAGGATCCGCACCACCTCAGCCAGTTCTACCGTGCGTTGCTGGATTTCGAGGTTCGGTACGAATCCGAGGAACTGGTTATGCTTCAGGGCTCGGGGGTGATGCTGACGGTCGAGCGAGTGGTCGACCACAGGCCCCCGGATTGGCCCGGCAACGAGGTGCCCAAGCAGATGCATCTCGATCTCTTCGTCACCGATCTGGATATCGCCGAGCGAGCGGCGATCGAGTGCGGCGCGACCAAGGCCGAATTTCAGCCGTCCCCCGATCGCTGGCGGGTGCTCATCGACCCTTCAGGGCACCCCTTCTGCCTGACTCACTCACCTGATACGTATGAGTGA
- a CDS encoding DinB family protein, producing MFGLTAEQLRRQAVPPSKLSLLGLVRHLTDVERTWFTRVFEGVEAPALYWREDPAEDTDFIVGNADPDESMRLWRNECAHSRKIVDAGKSLDSVGVRHPSGETYTLRWILTHMVEEYARHNGHADLLRESIDGRTGE from the coding sequence GTGTTCGGGCTCACCGCGGAACAGCTGCGGCGGCAGGCCGTGCCGCCTTCGAAGCTCTCGCTCCTCGGGTTGGTCCGCCATCTGACCGATGTAGAACGCACCTGGTTCACCCGTGTCTTCGAAGGTGTGGAAGCGCCGGCACTGTACTGGCGGGAGGACCCCGCTGAAGACACCGACTTCATTGTCGGGAATGCCGACCCCGACGAGTCGATGCGGTTGTGGCGCAACGAATGTGCGCACTCCAGGAAGATCGTGGATGCTGGCAAGTCGCTCGACAGCGTCGGCGTCCGGCACCCGAGTGGCGAGACCTACACCCTTCGGTGGATCCTCACGCACATGGTCGAGGAGTACGCCCGCCACAACGGACACGCGGATCTGCTTCGTGAGAGCATCGACGGCCGAACCGGCGAATAG
- a CDS encoding LLM class flavin-dependent oxidoreductase: protein MTQPKIGVALPTMDDITPLGPTGVARAARYAEAIGVDALGVADVLLGDGSVSLEPVVVLATAAAVTERVALDFGVLSVPTRPLAMLAAQVHTLQYLSGNRIRLGLGIGGFPGSPFWQALDAPERGRGRLLDTALDLLPSLLAGKPTALPDAAALTFAPAVAVPPLLVGCGTGEPLLRRIATRADGWLASALTPDELRTVVTRLRELAAEAGRPAPRIHVGLHSVLGTQPEDDEDRTEMNRVVGEFFGMPEKHVEAVTITGTPEQAAARLTEYAQAGADQIALGFNSRDYFCQLDLLGDALALLPH, encoded by the coding sequence ATGACACAACCGAAAATCGGTGTCGCGCTGCCCACCATGGACGACATCACCCCGTTGGGCCCGACCGGCGTCGCACGAGCCGCGCGGTACGCCGAAGCAATCGGAGTCGACGCCCTAGGCGTGGCGGATGTCCTTCTCGGCGACGGCTCCGTTTCCCTCGAACCCGTCGTCGTACTGGCCACCGCCGCGGCGGTTACCGAACGGGTGGCACTCGACTTCGGCGTGCTCTCGGTGCCGACCCGGCCGTTGGCGATGCTCGCCGCGCAGGTGCACACATTGCAGTACCTGTCCGGCAACAGGATTCGACTCGGCCTCGGCATCGGCGGTTTCCCCGGCTCGCCGTTCTGGCAGGCGCTGGACGCACCCGAGCGCGGTCGCGGACGGCTCCTCGACACCGCGTTGGACCTGCTGCCGTCGCTGCTCGCAGGCAAACCCACAGCATTACCCGACGCGGCCGCCCTCACCTTCGCCCCCGCCGTGGCGGTGCCGCCCCTTCTGGTCGGCTGCGGCACTGGCGAGCCGCTGCTGCGACGCATCGCCACCCGCGCGGACGGCTGGCTGGCGTCGGCCCTTACCCCGGACGAGCTCCGAACCGTGGTGACTCGACTGCGTGAACTCGCCGCCGAGGCCGGACGCCCAGCGCCGCGTATCCACGTCGGCCTGCACTCCGTCCTCGGTACTCAGCCGGAAGACGACGAGGATCGCACCGAAATGAACCGCGTGGTCGGCGAATTCTTCGGCATGCCCGAGAAACACGTCGAAGCCGTCACCATCACAGGCACCCCCGAGCAAGCCGCCGCCCGCCTCACCGAATACGCACAAGCGGGCGCGGACCAGATCGCGCTCGGCTTCAACAGCCGCGACTACTTCTGCCAACTAGATCTCCTCGGCGACGCCCTCGCACTACTCCCGCACTGA
- a CDS encoding TetR/AcrR family transcriptional regulator gives MTTPRVRRPPDEARRLILDAAASLLAEGGVAAVQVRAVAARVGMTDAGVTHHFGNREKLLAELLRHGGRQLRTALQDVLAAWLDHGADLLELVESLEALYRRGYGELAVALRAAGWHDPGSGMLDPVVDALHRLRPPGSSIDETRHAVAALHQAMATEALYGSDFRRSAGLTGTAANDSTTHVHWWARQLHLALGTEPAQQNPRQPKSKSRR, from the coding sequence ATGACCACCCCGAGAGTGCGAAGGCCGCCGGACGAGGCACGCCGGTTGATCCTCGACGCTGCCGCTTCGCTGCTTGCCGAGGGCGGTGTCGCCGCGGTGCAGGTCCGCGCGGTGGCCGCGCGGGTCGGCATGACCGACGCCGGCGTCACGCACCATTTCGGCAATCGCGAGAAGCTGCTCGCGGAACTCCTTCGACACGGCGGACGCCAGCTCCGAACCGCGCTGCAAGACGTCCTCGCAGCGTGGCTGGACCACGGCGCCGACCTCCTCGAGCTCGTCGAGTCTCTAGAGGCCTTGTACCGGCGCGGCTACGGAGAACTAGCAGTGGCATTGCGAGCCGCGGGTTGGCACGACCCGGGCAGCGGCATGCTCGATCCCGTCGTCGACGCCCTCCACCGCCTTCGGCCACCAGGTAGCTCCATCGACGAAACGCGACACGCGGTCGCCGCCCTCCACCAAGCGATGGCAACAGAAGCCCTCTACGGCAGCGACTTCCGGCGCAGCGCCGGCCTCACCGGCACCGCGGCAAACGACTCGACCACGCACGTGCACTGGTGGGCCCGCCAGCTCCACCTCGCGCTCGGAACCGAACCGGCACAACAGAACCCCCGTCAACCGAAATCGAAGAGCCGTCGTTGA
- a CDS encoding alpha/beta fold hydrolase, translating into MRSIMVRADDGTLLHVGVTGHGPDVVVLSGGPGCVHYLEDDGLAPRGMRAWYPEPRGVGRSAGGPHDLGQAVADLESVRRAGGIDSWVVLGHSWGSDLAVRYALDHPDRVGSVVGVAGHGLHKDCTWSQTYESLRHLEADIEIRWEPDVHAALGASFVQWIHEPDVLRRLADSTVVMRFIAPQDDIRPSWPLRQLAALVPHGTFEELPGVAHNLWSTDPDVWVDLVTRACRAHT; encoded by the coding sequence ATGCGATCGATAATGGTGCGGGCCGATGACGGAACCTTGCTGCATGTCGGTGTCACCGGCCATGGCCCGGACGTCGTCGTTCTGTCCGGTGGACCCGGCTGTGTCCATTACCTCGAGGATGACGGGCTGGCGCCTCGCGGGATGCGGGCGTGGTACCCGGAGCCCAGGGGTGTCGGACGCTCGGCGGGCGGGCCACACGACCTCGGTCAGGCAGTCGCCGATCTCGAATCGGTGCGGCGAGCCGGAGGTATCGACAGCTGGGTAGTGCTCGGCCATTCCTGGGGCTCCGACCTCGCGGTGCGTTACGCGCTCGATCATCCCGACCGTGTCGGATCCGTGGTCGGTGTCGCCGGGCACGGACTGCACAAGGACTGCACGTGGTCTCAGACGTATGAGTCCTTGCGGCATCTGGAAGCCGACATCGAGATCCGCTGGGAACCGGACGTGCACGCCGCACTGGGCGCGTCGTTCGTCCAGTGGATTCACGAACCCGACGTGCTCCGCCGACTGGCCGACTCCACTGTCGTAATGAGATTCATTGCGCCGCAAGACGACATCCGCCCGTCCTGGCCACTGCGGCAACTCGCCGCCTTGGTCCCGCACGGCACGTTCGAGGAGCTGCCCGGCGTTGCCCACAACCTGTGGTCAACCGATCCGGACGTGTGGGTCGATCTCGTCACCAGAGCTTGTCGCGCACACACATGA
- a CDS encoding TetR/AcrR family transcriptional regulator, protein MSTGGTGSRERYRAQVRAEIKQHAWEQIATAGVSALSLNKIAKRVGMSGPALYWYFASRDELITELIRDAYRSLADAVRAAVDSGADVTGLAYTVREWALHDPQRYFLIYGTPVPGYQAPDDTTEISSEIMTVLIEAFSALPVNQPPTPFDTHLEEHRNWAQGHTVPAATLHRAVSFWTRVHGVLSLELAGHFTGMKFDPALLFADEVNTLLTH, encoded by the coding sequence ATGAGCACCGGCGGCACAGGTTCGCGGGAGCGCTATCGGGCCCAAGTACGCGCGGAGATCAAGCAGCACGCCTGGGAGCAGATCGCCACGGCGGGAGTGTCCGCGTTGTCGCTCAATAAGATCGCCAAACGCGTTGGCATGAGCGGCCCAGCGCTGTACTGGTACTTCGCCAGTCGCGACGAGCTGATCACCGAACTCATCCGCGACGCCTACCGCAGTCTCGCCGACGCCGTCCGGGCCGCGGTCGACTCCGGTGCCGACGTGACCGGCCTGGCCTACACCGTGCGGGAGTGGGCACTGCACGACCCCCAGCGATACTTCCTCATCTACGGCACACCCGTCCCCGGCTACCAAGCACCCGACGACACCACTGAGATCTCATCGGAAATCATGACGGTGCTGATCGAGGCGTTCTCCGCGCTGCCCGTGAACCAGCCGCCGACGCCGTTCGACACGCACCTGGAAGAACACCGCAACTGGGCTCAGGGCCACACAGTGCCCGCCGCGACCCTGCACCGCGCCGTGTCCTTCTGGACCCGAGTCCACGGCGTCCTCTCCCTCGAACTCGCCGGCCACTTCACCGGAATGAAGTTCGATCCTGCCCTGCTGTTCGCCGACGAAGTGAACACCCTGCTGACGCACTGA